The Mastomys coucha isolate ucsf_1 unplaced genomic scaffold, UCSF_Mcou_1 pScaffold11, whole genome shotgun sequence genome includes a window with the following:
- the LOC116074626 gene encoding testis-specific serine/threonine-protein kinase 5 isoform X3, which translates to MVTCSPPRRSDLVLSPRSTWPMQHVAIKIVSTAEAPAEYSRKFLPREILSLNATYKHVNIVQLYETYQNSQRSYLVLELAARGDLLEHINAVSDLRCCPGLEEEEARRLFWQLVSAVAHCHNVGIVHRDLKCENILLDDQGFIKLTDFGFANWVRLKNSLLSTFCGSVAYTAPEILMSKKYNGEQADLWSLGIILHAMVSGKLPFKEHQPHRMLHLIRRGPIFKPGLSPECRDLIRGLLQLHPCDRLDLQQVAAHCWMLPAEHMLPSGLGAPREQEHSWSTIALDNIEPDRDSRYARSKGSSPSSGRTSPRRASLAQLCSTWKPAPEQ; encoded by the exons ATGGTTACTTGCTCTCCTCCAAGAAGATCGGATCTGGTGCTTTCTCCAAGGTCTACTTGGCCTATGCAACAC GTGGCTATTAAGATTGTGTCCACGGCTGAAGCCCCAGCGGAATATTCCAGAAAGTTCCTGCCCCGGGAGATTTTATCACTCAATGCTACCTACAAGCACGTGAACATA GTTCAGCTGTATGAGACCTACCAGAACAGCCAGCGCTCCTACCTGGTACTGGAGTTGGCAGCGAGAGGTGACCTGTTGGAGCATATCAATGCAGTGTCAGACCTCCGATGTTGCCCAGggctggaggaagaagaggcccGAAGGCTGTTCTGGCAACTGGTCAGCGCTGTGGCCCACTGCCACAATGTTGGCATTGTACACAG GGACTTGAAATGTGAAAATATCCTGTTGGATGACCAGGGCTTCATAAAGCTGACAG ATTTTGGCTTTGCCAACTGGGTGAGGCTTAAGAATTCTCTGCTGAGCACTTTCTGTGGCTCTGTGGCCTACACGGCCCCAGAGATCCTCATGAGCAAGAAGTACAACGGTGAGCAGGCTGATCTGTGGAGCCT AGGGATCATCCTCCATGCCATGGTGTCTGGGAAGCTGCCCTTCAAGGAACACCAGCCCCATCGCATGCTGCACCTGATTCGTCGAGGTCCCATCTTCAAGCCAGGGCTGTCCccag AGTGCCGGGACCTGATCCGAGGGCTGCTTCAGCTGCATCCATGTGACCGCCTAGACCTACAGCAGGTGGCTGCTCACTGCTGGATGCTGCCTGCAGAACACATGCTGCCCTCTGGGCTGGGAGCTCCCCGAG AACAGGAGCACTCCTGGTCCACAATAGCCCTAGACAACATAGAGCCTGACAGAGATAGCAGGTATGCCAGAAGCAAAGGCTCCAGCCCCTCCAGTGGCAGGACATCTCCAAGGAGAGCCTCTCTGGCCCAGCTCTGCAGCACCTGGAAGCCTGCACCAGAGCAATAG
- the LOC116074626 gene encoding testis-specific serine/threonine-protein kinase 5 isoform X1, whose amino-acid sequence MRSNSRRKLDQRVFIEQVRECMNNGYLLSSKKIGSGAFSKVYLAYATRERMKHNPRLSCDLRGKHHTMVAIKIVSTAEAPAEYSRKFLPREILSLNATYKHVNIVQLYETYQNSQRSYLVLELAARGDLLEHINAVSDLRCCPGLEEEEARRLFWQLVSAVAHCHNVGIVHRDLKCENILLDDQGFIKLTDFGFANWVRLKNSLLSTFCGSVAYTAPEILMSKKYNGEQADLWSLGIILHAMVSGKLPFKEHQPHRMLHLIRRGPIFKPGLSPECRDLIRGLLQLHPCDRLDLQQVAAHCWMLPAEHMLPSGLGAPREQEHSWSTIALDNIEPDRDSRYARSKGSSPSSGRTSPRRASLAQLCSTWKPAPEQ is encoded by the exons ATGAGGAGCAACAGCCGGCGCAAGTTGGATCAGAGGGTGTTCATAGAACAGGTTCGAGAATGCATGAACAATGGTTACTTGCTCTCCTCCAAGAAGATCGGATCTGGTGCTTTCTCCAAGGTCTACTTGGCCTATGCAACACGTGAGCGCATGAAGCACAACCCTAGGCTATCCTGTGACTTGCGGGGCAAGCACCACACTATG GTGGCTATTAAGATTGTGTCCACGGCTGAAGCCCCAGCGGAATATTCCAGAAAGTTCCTGCCCCGGGAGATTTTATCACTCAATGCTACCTACAAGCACGTGAACATA GTTCAGCTGTATGAGACCTACCAGAACAGCCAGCGCTCCTACCTGGTACTGGAGTTGGCAGCGAGAGGTGACCTGTTGGAGCATATCAATGCAGTGTCAGACCTCCGATGTTGCCCAGggctggaggaagaagaggcccGAAGGCTGTTCTGGCAACTGGTCAGCGCTGTGGCCCACTGCCACAATGTTGGCATTGTACACAG GGACTTGAAATGTGAAAATATCCTGTTGGATGACCAGGGCTTCATAAAGCTGACAG ATTTTGGCTTTGCCAACTGGGTGAGGCTTAAGAATTCTCTGCTGAGCACTTTCTGTGGCTCTGTGGCCTACACGGCCCCAGAGATCCTCATGAGCAAGAAGTACAACGGTGAGCAGGCTGATCTGTGGAGCCT AGGGATCATCCTCCATGCCATGGTGTCTGGGAAGCTGCCCTTCAAGGAACACCAGCCCCATCGCATGCTGCACCTGATTCGTCGAGGTCCCATCTTCAAGCCAGGGCTGTCCccag AGTGCCGGGACCTGATCCGAGGGCTGCTTCAGCTGCATCCATGTGACCGCCTAGACCTACAGCAGGTGGCTGCTCACTGCTGGATGCTGCCTGCAGAACACATGCTGCCCTCTGGGCTGGGAGCTCCCCGAG AACAGGAGCACTCCTGGTCCACAATAGCCCTAGACAACATAGAGCCTGACAGAGATAGCAGGTATGCCAGAAGCAAAGGCTCCAGCCCCTCCAGTGGCAGGACATCTCCAAGGAGAGCCTCTCTGGCCCAGCTCTGCAGCACCTGGAAGCCTGCACCAGAGCAATAG
- the LOC116074626 gene encoding testis-specific serine/threonine-protein kinase 5 isoform X4: protein MKHNPRLSCDLRGKHHTMVAIKIVSTAEAPAEYSRKFLPREILSLNATYKHVNIVQLYETYQNSQRSYLVLELAARGDLLEHINAVSDLRCCPGLEEEEARRLFWQLVSAVAHCHNVGIVHRDLKCENILLDDQGFIKLTDFGFANWVRLKNSLLSTFCGSVAYTAPEILMSKKYNGEQADLWSLGIILHAMVSGKLPFKEHQPHRMLHLIRRGPIFKPGLSPECRDLIRGLLQLHPCDRLDLQQVAAHCWMLPAEHMLPSGLGAPREQEHSWSTIALDNIEPDRDSRYARSKGSSPSSGRTSPRRASLAQLCSTWKPAPEQ, encoded by the exons ATGAAGCACAACCCTAGGCTATCCTGTGACTTGCGGGGCAAGCACCACACTATG GTGGCTATTAAGATTGTGTCCACGGCTGAAGCCCCAGCGGAATATTCCAGAAAGTTCCTGCCCCGGGAGATTTTATCACTCAATGCTACCTACAAGCACGTGAACATA GTTCAGCTGTATGAGACCTACCAGAACAGCCAGCGCTCCTACCTGGTACTGGAGTTGGCAGCGAGAGGTGACCTGTTGGAGCATATCAATGCAGTGTCAGACCTCCGATGTTGCCCAGggctggaggaagaagaggcccGAAGGCTGTTCTGGCAACTGGTCAGCGCTGTGGCCCACTGCCACAATGTTGGCATTGTACACAG GGACTTGAAATGTGAAAATATCCTGTTGGATGACCAGGGCTTCATAAAGCTGACAG ATTTTGGCTTTGCCAACTGGGTGAGGCTTAAGAATTCTCTGCTGAGCACTTTCTGTGGCTCTGTGGCCTACACGGCCCCAGAGATCCTCATGAGCAAGAAGTACAACGGTGAGCAGGCTGATCTGTGGAGCCT AGGGATCATCCTCCATGCCATGGTGTCTGGGAAGCTGCCCTTCAAGGAACACCAGCCCCATCGCATGCTGCACCTGATTCGTCGAGGTCCCATCTTCAAGCCAGGGCTGTCCccag AGTGCCGGGACCTGATCCGAGGGCTGCTTCAGCTGCATCCATGTGACCGCCTAGACCTACAGCAGGTGGCTGCTCACTGCTGGATGCTGCCTGCAGAACACATGCTGCCCTCTGGGCTGGGAGCTCCCCGAG AACAGGAGCACTCCTGGTCCACAATAGCCCTAGACAACATAGAGCCTGACAGAGATAGCAGGTATGCCAGAAGCAAAGGCTCCAGCCCCTCCAGTGGCAGGACATCTCCAAGGAGAGCCTCTCTGGCCCAGCTCTGCAGCACCTGGAAGCCTGCACCAGAGCAATAG
- the LOC116074626 gene encoding testis-specific serine/threonine-protein kinase 5 isoform X2, with product MRSNSRRKLDQRVFIEQVRECMNNGYLLSSKKIGSGAFSKVYLAYATRERMKHNPRLSCDLRGKHHTMVAIKIVSTAEAPAEYSRKFLPREILSLNATYKHVNIVQLYETYQNSQRSYLVLELAARGDLLEHINAVSDLRCCPGLEEEEARRLFWQLVSAVAHCHNVGIVHRDLKCENILLDDQGFIKLTDFGFANWVRLKNSLLSTFCGSVAYTAPEILMSKKYNGEQADLWSLGIILHAMVSGKLPFKEHQPHRMLHLIRRGPIFKPGLSPECRDLIRGLLQLHPCDRLDLQQVAAHCWMLPAEHMLPSGLGAPRGALLVHNSPRQHRA from the exons ATGAGGAGCAACAGCCGGCGCAAGTTGGATCAGAGGGTGTTCATAGAACAGGTTCGAGAATGCATGAACAATGGTTACTTGCTCTCCTCCAAGAAGATCGGATCTGGTGCTTTCTCCAAGGTCTACTTGGCCTATGCAACACGTGAGCGCATGAAGCACAACCCTAGGCTATCCTGTGACTTGCGGGGCAAGCACCACACTATG GTGGCTATTAAGATTGTGTCCACGGCTGAAGCCCCAGCGGAATATTCCAGAAAGTTCCTGCCCCGGGAGATTTTATCACTCAATGCTACCTACAAGCACGTGAACATA GTTCAGCTGTATGAGACCTACCAGAACAGCCAGCGCTCCTACCTGGTACTGGAGTTGGCAGCGAGAGGTGACCTGTTGGAGCATATCAATGCAGTGTCAGACCTCCGATGTTGCCCAGggctggaggaagaagaggcccGAAGGCTGTTCTGGCAACTGGTCAGCGCTGTGGCCCACTGCCACAATGTTGGCATTGTACACAG GGACTTGAAATGTGAAAATATCCTGTTGGATGACCAGGGCTTCATAAAGCTGACAG ATTTTGGCTTTGCCAACTGGGTGAGGCTTAAGAATTCTCTGCTGAGCACTTTCTGTGGCTCTGTGGCCTACACGGCCCCAGAGATCCTCATGAGCAAGAAGTACAACGGTGAGCAGGCTGATCTGTGGAGCCT AGGGATCATCCTCCATGCCATGGTGTCTGGGAAGCTGCCCTTCAAGGAACACCAGCCCCATCGCATGCTGCACCTGATTCGTCGAGGTCCCATCTTCAAGCCAGGGCTGTCCccag AGTGCCGGGACCTGATCCGAGGGCTGCTTCAGCTGCATCCATGTGACCGCCTAGACCTACAGCAGGTGGCTGCTCACTGCTGGATGCTGCCTGCAGAACACATGCTGCCCTCTGGGCTGGGAGCTCCCCGAG GAGCACTCCTGGTCCACAATAGCCCTAGACAACATAGAGCCTGA